The following proteins are encoded in a genomic region of Melopsittacus undulatus isolate bMelUnd1 chromosome 8, bMelUnd1.mat.Z, whole genome shotgun sequence:
- the NCKAP1 gene encoding nck-associated protein 1 isoform X2, producing the protein MSRSVLQPSQQKLAEKLTILNDRGVGMLTRLYNIKKACGDPKAKPSYLIDKNLESAVKFIVRKFPAVETRNNNLAQLQKEKSEILKNLALYYFTFVDVMEFKDHVCELLNTIDACQVFFDITVNFDLTKNYLDLIITYTTLMILLSRIEERKAIIGLYNYAHEMTHGASDREYPRLGQMIVDYENPLKKMMEEFVPHSKSLSDALISLQMVYPRRNLSADQWRNAQLLSLISAPSTMLNPAQSDTMPCEYLSLDAMEKWIIFGFILCHGILNSDATALNLWKLALQSSSCLALFRDEVFHIHKAAEDLFVNIRGYNKRINDIRECKEAAVSHAGSMHRERRKFLRSALKELATVLSDQPGLLGPKALFVFMALSFARDEIIWLLRHADNMPKKSADDFIDKHIAELIFYMEELRAHVRKYGPVMQRYYVQYLSGFDAVVLNELVQNLSVCPEDESIIMSSFVNTMTSLSVKQVEDGEVFDFRGMRLDWFRLQAYTSVSKASLGLADHRELGKMMNTIIFHTKMVDSLVEMLVETSDLSIFCFYSRAFEKMFQQCLELPSQSRYSIAFPLLCTHFMSCTHELCPEERHHIGDRSLSLCNMFLDEMAKQARNLITDICTEQCTLSDQLLPKHCAKTISQAVNKKSKKQTGKKGEPEREKPGVESMRKNRLVVTNLDKLHTALSELCFSINYVPNMVVWEHTFTPREYLTSHLEIRFTKSIVGMTMYNQATQEIAKPSELLTSVRAYMTVLQSIENYVQIDITRVFNNVLLQQTQHLDSHGEPTITSLYTNWYLETLLRQVSNGHIAYFPAMKAFVNLPTENELTFNAEEYSDISEMRALSELLGPYGMKFLSESLMWHISSQVAELKKLVVENVEVLTQMRTSFDKPDQMAALFKRLSSVDSVLKRMTIIGVILSFRSLAQEALRDVLSYHIPFLVSSIEDFKDHIPRETDMKVAMNVYELSSAAGLPCEIDPALVVALSSQKSENISPEEEYKIACLLMVFVAVSLPTLASNVMSQYSPAIEGHCNNIHCLAKAINQIAAALFTIHKGSIEDRLKEFLALASSSLLKIGQETDKTTTRNRESVYLLLDMIVQESPFLTMDLLESCFPYVLLRNAYHAVYKQSVTSSA; encoded by the exons gCATGCGGTGACCCCAAAGCCAAACCATCCTATCTTATTGACAAAAACCTGGAATCTGCTGTCAAATTCATAGTCAGGAAGTTCCCAGCAGTAGAAACACGCAACAACAAT CTTGCTCAGCTCCAGAAGGAAAAATCAGAGATCCTGAAGAACCTGGCGTTATACTACTTCACCTTTGTTGATGTGATGGAATTTAAG gACCATGTTTGTGAGCTGCTGAACACTATTGATGCTTGCCAAGTCTTCTTTGATATT ACTGTAAATTTTGATTTAACAAAGAACTACCTAGATCTGATTATAACCTACACAACTCTGATGATATTGCTGTCTCGAATCGAAGAAAGGAAGGCTATCATTGGATTGTATAACTATGCCCATGAAATGACACATGGAGCAAG TGACAGAGAATATCCACGCCTTGGCCAGATGATTGTGGATTATGAAaatcctttaaagaaaatgatgGAGGAATTTGtacctcacagtaaa TCCCTTTCAGATGCTCTGATTTCACTCCAGATGGTTTACCCTCGAAGAAATCTCTCAGCTGACCAGTGGAGAAACGCACAACTACTGAGCCTCATCAGTGCCCCCAGCACAATGCTTAATCCTGCACAGTCTGACACA ATGCCGTGTGAATACCTCTCTCTGGATGCAATGGAAAAATGGATCATTT TTGGATTTATTTTGTGCCATGGAATCCTAAATAGCGATGCTACAGCTTTGAACCTTTGGAAACTTGCACTTCAAAGCAGCTCTTGTTTGGCTCTGTTTCGAGATGAAGTATTCCATATTCACAAAGCTGCAGAAGACTTGTTTGTAAACATACGAGG CTACAACAAGCGTATTAATGACATCAGGGAATGCAAAGAAGCTGCTGTTTCACATGC CGGTTCAATGCACAGAGAGAGACGCAAGTTTCTACGTTCTGCACTCAAAGAACTGGCTACTGTCCTGTCTGATCAGCCAGGCTTGTTGGGTCCCAAG gcaCTTTTTGTATTTATGGCATTATCCTTTGCTCGTGATGAAATTATTTGGCTTCTTCGTCATGCAGATAATATGCCAAAGAAGAGCGCAGATGATTTCATAGATAA ACACATAGCTGAGCTAATATTCTACATGGAGGAGCTCAGAGCACATGTGCGAAAGTACGGACCAGTGATGCAGAGATACTATGTGCAGTATCTCTCTGGCTTTGATGCAGTGGTCTTGAATGAGCTTGTTCAG AATCTTTCAGTGTGCCCAGAGGATGAATCAATCATCATGTCCTCTTTTGTGAACACAATGACTTCACTAAGCGTGAAACAAG TGGAAGATGGAGAGGTGTTTGACTTCAGAGGAATGAGACTAGATTGGTTTAGATTGCAG GCCTACACCAGTGTTTCTAAAGCTTCACTTGGTCTTGCAGACCATAGAGAACTAGGAAAGATGATGAATACAATCATCTTCCACACAAAAATGGTGGATTCTTTGGTGGAGATGTTGGTCGAAACCTCAGATCTGTCTATATTTTG TTTTTATAGTCGTGCTTTTGAGAAGATGTTTCAGCAGTGCTTGGAGCTTCCGTCTCAGTCAAGATACTCAATTGCATTCCCACTGCTTTGTACTCATTTTATGAGCTGTACCCATGAGCTGTGCCCAGAAGAG CGACATCACATTGGAGATCGTAGCCTTTCCTTGTGCAACATGTTCTTGGATGAAATGGCTAAGCAAGCTCGAAACCTTATCACAGACATTTGCACAGAACAGTGTACACTGAGTGATCAG TTGCTGCCAAAGCATTGTGCCAAAACCATCAGTCAAGCAGTGAAcaaaaagtcaaaaaaacagactggaaagaaaggagaacCCGAAAGGGAGAAACCGGGAGTAGAAAGCATGAGGAAAAATAGATTGGTTGTGACAAA CCTGGACAAACTGCACACTGCActttctgagctctgcttctCTATCAATTACGTACCCAACATGGTGGTTTGGGAGCACACGTTTACACCAAGGGAATATTTAACATCTCACCTGGAAATCCGCTTTACCAA GTCAATTGTTGGAATGACTATGTATAATCAAGCAACACAGGAGATTGCAAAGCCGTCAGAGCTGTTAACCAGCGTAAGAGCCTACATGACAGTCCTCCAGTCAATAGAAAATTATGTACAGATCGACATCACACGAGTATTTAACAATGTTCTGCTTCAGCAAACCCAGCATTTAGATAGTCACGGTGAGCCAACCATTACCAGTCTGTACACAAACTG GTATTTGGAAACTTTGCTACGGCAAGTCAGCAATGGTCACATAGCCTATTTTCCAGCCATGAAAGCATTCGTGAATTTGCCTACAGAAAATGAACTGACATTTAATGCTGAGGAGTACTCTGACATATCAG aaatGAGAGCCCTTTCTGAACTTCTGGGACCATATGGCATGAAGTTCCTAAGTGAAAGTCTGATGTGGCACATTTCTTCACAGGTTGCTGAGCTTAAG AAACTTGTGGTGGAGAATGTTGAAGTTCTCACACAAATGAGGACCAGCTTTGACAAGCCAGACCAGATGGCAGCACTCTTTAAGAGATTATCAT cTGTTGACAGTGTTCTGAAAAGAATGACGATCATTGGTGTTATCTTGTCTTTTCGGTCCTTGGCACAGGAAGCACTTAGAGAT GTCTTATCGTACCACATTCCTTTCCTTGTAAGTTCCATCGAGGACTTCAAAGATCACATTCCAAGAGAGACTGACATGAAG GTGGCAATGAATGTATATGAACTGTCATCAGCTGCTGGATTGCCTTGTGAGATCGATCCTGCCTTGGTCGTAGCACTGTCTTCCCAAAAATCAG aaaacattagTCCAGAAGAAGAATATAAGATTGCTTGCCTTCTCATGGTCTTCGTGGCGGTCTCCTTGCCGACTTTGGCTAGTAATGTGATGTCTCAATATAGCCCTGCCATTGAAG ggcatTGCAACAACATTCATTGCTTGGCAAAAGCTATCAACCAGATTGCTGCAGCGTTATTTACCATCCACAAGGGAAGCATTGAAGACCGTCTGAAGGAATTTTTGGCT CTTGCATCATCTAGTCTACTGAAGATTGGCCAGGAGACGGACAAAACTACTACAAGGAACAGAGAATCTGTTTACCTACTACTAGACATG ATCGTGCAGGAGTCTCCCTTCCTGACAATGGATCTCTTGGAGTCCTGTTTCCCTTACGTCTTGCTGAGAAATGCATACCATGCTGTCTACAAACAAAGTGTCACATCCTCTGCTTAA
- the NCKAP1 gene encoding nck-associated protein 1 isoform X1, with amino-acid sequence MSRSVLQPSQQKLAEKLTILNDRGVGMLTRLYNIKKACGDPKAKPSYLIDKNLESAVKFIVRKFPAVETRNNNQQLAQLQKEKSEILKNLALYYFTFVDVMEFKDHVCELLNTIDACQVFFDITVNFDLTKNYLDLIITYTTLMILLSRIEERKAIIGLYNYAHEMTHGASDREYPRLGQMIVDYENPLKKMMEEFVPHSKSLSDALISLQMVYPRRNLSADQWRNAQLLSLISAPSTMLNPAQSDTMPCEYLSLDAMEKWIIFGFILCHGILNSDATALNLWKLALQSSSCLALFRDEVFHIHKAAEDLFVNIRGYNKRINDIRECKEAAVSHAGSMHRERRKFLRSALKELATVLSDQPGLLGPKALFVFMALSFARDEIIWLLRHADNMPKKSADDFIDKHIAELIFYMEELRAHVRKYGPVMQRYYVQYLSGFDAVVLNELVQNLSVCPEDESIIMSSFVNTMTSLSVKQVEDGEVFDFRGMRLDWFRLQAYTSVSKASLGLADHRELGKMMNTIIFHTKMVDSLVEMLVETSDLSIFCFYSRAFEKMFQQCLELPSQSRYSIAFPLLCTHFMSCTHELCPEERHHIGDRSLSLCNMFLDEMAKQARNLITDICTEQCTLSDQLLPKHCAKTISQAVNKKSKKQTGKKGEPEREKPGVESMRKNRLVVTNLDKLHTALSELCFSINYVPNMVVWEHTFTPREYLTSHLEIRFTKSIVGMTMYNQATQEIAKPSELLTSVRAYMTVLQSIENYVQIDITRVFNNVLLQQTQHLDSHGEPTITSLYTNWYLETLLRQVSNGHIAYFPAMKAFVNLPTENELTFNAEEYSDISEMRALSELLGPYGMKFLSESLMWHISSQVAELKKLVVENVEVLTQMRTSFDKPDQMAALFKRLSSVDSVLKRMTIIGVILSFRSLAQEALRDVLSYHIPFLVSSIEDFKDHIPRETDMKVAMNVYELSSAAGLPCEIDPALVVALSSQKSENISPEEEYKIACLLMVFVAVSLPTLASNVMSQYSPAIEGHCNNIHCLAKAINQIAAALFTIHKGSIEDRLKEFLALASSSLLKIGQETDKTTTRNRESVYLLLDMIVQESPFLTMDLLESCFPYVLLRNAYHAVYKQSVTSSA; translated from the exons gCATGCGGTGACCCCAAAGCCAAACCATCCTATCTTATTGACAAAAACCTGGAATCTGCTGTCAAATTCATAGTCAGGAAGTTCCCAGCAGTAGAAACACGCAACAACAAT CAACAGCTTGCTCAGCTCCAGAAGGAAAAATCAGAGATCCTGAAGAACCTGGCGTTATACTACTTCACCTTTGTTGATGTGATGGAATTTAAG gACCATGTTTGTGAGCTGCTGAACACTATTGATGCTTGCCAAGTCTTCTTTGATATT ACTGTAAATTTTGATTTAACAAAGAACTACCTAGATCTGATTATAACCTACACAACTCTGATGATATTGCTGTCTCGAATCGAAGAAAGGAAGGCTATCATTGGATTGTATAACTATGCCCATGAAATGACACATGGAGCAAG TGACAGAGAATATCCACGCCTTGGCCAGATGATTGTGGATTATGAAaatcctttaaagaaaatgatgGAGGAATTTGtacctcacagtaaa TCCCTTTCAGATGCTCTGATTTCACTCCAGATGGTTTACCCTCGAAGAAATCTCTCAGCTGACCAGTGGAGAAACGCACAACTACTGAGCCTCATCAGTGCCCCCAGCACAATGCTTAATCCTGCACAGTCTGACACA ATGCCGTGTGAATACCTCTCTCTGGATGCAATGGAAAAATGGATCATTT TTGGATTTATTTTGTGCCATGGAATCCTAAATAGCGATGCTACAGCTTTGAACCTTTGGAAACTTGCACTTCAAAGCAGCTCTTGTTTGGCTCTGTTTCGAGATGAAGTATTCCATATTCACAAAGCTGCAGAAGACTTGTTTGTAAACATACGAGG CTACAACAAGCGTATTAATGACATCAGGGAATGCAAAGAAGCTGCTGTTTCACATGC CGGTTCAATGCACAGAGAGAGACGCAAGTTTCTACGTTCTGCACTCAAAGAACTGGCTACTGTCCTGTCTGATCAGCCAGGCTTGTTGGGTCCCAAG gcaCTTTTTGTATTTATGGCATTATCCTTTGCTCGTGATGAAATTATTTGGCTTCTTCGTCATGCAGATAATATGCCAAAGAAGAGCGCAGATGATTTCATAGATAA ACACATAGCTGAGCTAATATTCTACATGGAGGAGCTCAGAGCACATGTGCGAAAGTACGGACCAGTGATGCAGAGATACTATGTGCAGTATCTCTCTGGCTTTGATGCAGTGGTCTTGAATGAGCTTGTTCAG AATCTTTCAGTGTGCCCAGAGGATGAATCAATCATCATGTCCTCTTTTGTGAACACAATGACTTCACTAAGCGTGAAACAAG TGGAAGATGGAGAGGTGTTTGACTTCAGAGGAATGAGACTAGATTGGTTTAGATTGCAG GCCTACACCAGTGTTTCTAAAGCTTCACTTGGTCTTGCAGACCATAGAGAACTAGGAAAGATGATGAATACAATCATCTTCCACACAAAAATGGTGGATTCTTTGGTGGAGATGTTGGTCGAAACCTCAGATCTGTCTATATTTTG TTTTTATAGTCGTGCTTTTGAGAAGATGTTTCAGCAGTGCTTGGAGCTTCCGTCTCAGTCAAGATACTCAATTGCATTCCCACTGCTTTGTACTCATTTTATGAGCTGTACCCATGAGCTGTGCCCAGAAGAG CGACATCACATTGGAGATCGTAGCCTTTCCTTGTGCAACATGTTCTTGGATGAAATGGCTAAGCAAGCTCGAAACCTTATCACAGACATTTGCACAGAACAGTGTACACTGAGTGATCAG TTGCTGCCAAAGCATTGTGCCAAAACCATCAGTCAAGCAGTGAAcaaaaagtcaaaaaaacagactggaaagaaaggagaacCCGAAAGGGAGAAACCGGGAGTAGAAAGCATGAGGAAAAATAGATTGGTTGTGACAAA CCTGGACAAACTGCACACTGCActttctgagctctgcttctCTATCAATTACGTACCCAACATGGTGGTTTGGGAGCACACGTTTACACCAAGGGAATATTTAACATCTCACCTGGAAATCCGCTTTACCAA GTCAATTGTTGGAATGACTATGTATAATCAAGCAACACAGGAGATTGCAAAGCCGTCAGAGCTGTTAACCAGCGTAAGAGCCTACATGACAGTCCTCCAGTCAATAGAAAATTATGTACAGATCGACATCACACGAGTATTTAACAATGTTCTGCTTCAGCAAACCCAGCATTTAGATAGTCACGGTGAGCCAACCATTACCAGTCTGTACACAAACTG GTATTTGGAAACTTTGCTACGGCAAGTCAGCAATGGTCACATAGCCTATTTTCCAGCCATGAAAGCATTCGTGAATTTGCCTACAGAAAATGAACTGACATTTAATGCTGAGGAGTACTCTGACATATCAG aaatGAGAGCCCTTTCTGAACTTCTGGGACCATATGGCATGAAGTTCCTAAGTGAAAGTCTGATGTGGCACATTTCTTCACAGGTTGCTGAGCTTAAG AAACTTGTGGTGGAGAATGTTGAAGTTCTCACACAAATGAGGACCAGCTTTGACAAGCCAGACCAGATGGCAGCACTCTTTAAGAGATTATCAT cTGTTGACAGTGTTCTGAAAAGAATGACGATCATTGGTGTTATCTTGTCTTTTCGGTCCTTGGCACAGGAAGCACTTAGAGAT GTCTTATCGTACCACATTCCTTTCCTTGTAAGTTCCATCGAGGACTTCAAAGATCACATTCCAAGAGAGACTGACATGAAG GTGGCAATGAATGTATATGAACTGTCATCAGCTGCTGGATTGCCTTGTGAGATCGATCCTGCCTTGGTCGTAGCACTGTCTTCCCAAAAATCAG aaaacattagTCCAGAAGAAGAATATAAGATTGCTTGCCTTCTCATGGTCTTCGTGGCGGTCTCCTTGCCGACTTTGGCTAGTAATGTGATGTCTCAATATAGCCCTGCCATTGAAG ggcatTGCAACAACATTCATTGCTTGGCAAAAGCTATCAACCAGATTGCTGCAGCGTTATTTACCATCCACAAGGGAAGCATTGAAGACCGTCTGAAGGAATTTTTGGCT CTTGCATCATCTAGTCTACTGAAGATTGGCCAGGAGACGGACAAAACTACTACAAGGAACAGAGAATCTGTTTACCTACTACTAGACATG ATCGTGCAGGAGTCTCCCTTCCTGACAATGGATCTCTTGGAGTCCTGTTTCCCTTACGTCTTGCTGAGAAATGCATACCATGCTGTCTACAAACAAAGTGTCACATCCTCTGCTTAA